A single region of the Felis catus isolate Fca126 chromosome F2, F.catus_Fca126_mat1.0, whole genome shotgun sequence genome encodes:
- the CYP7A1 gene encoding cytochrome P450 7A1: protein MMTVSLIWGIVVAVCCCLWLILGMRRRQMGEPPLENGLIPYLGCALQFGANPLEFLRAIQKKHGPVFTCRLMGNYVHFLTNPLSYQKVLCHGKYLDWKKFHFTTSAKVFGHRSIDPSDGNTTENINKTFIKTLQGDALNSLTEAMMENLQLVMRRPLVAKSNTPAWVTEGMYSFCYRVMFEAGYLTLFGKDLTGQDAQKALMLNNLDHFKQFDKIFPALVAGLPIHVFKTAHHAREKLAEGLRHENLGRRDHISELVRFLNDMLYTLDDMEKAKTHLAVLWASQANTIPATFWSLFQMIRSPEALKAATEEVKRTLENAGQNISFEGSPICLNQRQLNETPVLDSIIKESLRLSSASLNIRTAKEDFTLHLQDGSYNIRKDDIIALYPQLMHLDPEIYPDPLTFKYDRYLDENGKTKTTFYSNGIKLKYYYMPFGSGATICPGRLFAVQEIKQFLILMLSYFELELVDSHVKCPPLDQSRAGLGVLPPLNDIEFKYKFKHL from the exons ATGATGACCGTATCTTTGATCTGGGGGATTGTGGTAGCAGTGTGCTGTTGTTTGTGGCTTATTCTTGGAATGAGGAGAAG ACAGATGGGTGAACCACCTCTGGAGAATGGGTTGATTCCGTACCTGGGATGTGCTCTGCAATTTGGGGCGAATCCTCTTGAGTTCCTGAGAGCAATTCAAAAGAAACATGGTCCTGTTTTCACCTGCAGATTGATGGGAAACTATGTCCACTTTCTCACGAATCCCTTGTCATACCAGAAAGTGTTGTGCCATGGAAAATACTTGGATTGGAAAAAGTTCCACTTCACTACTTCTGCAAAG GTATTTGGGCACAGAAGCATTGACCCAAGTGACGGAAATACcactgaaaacataaacaaaactttCATCAAAACCCTGCAGGGCGATGCCTTGAATTCCCTCACAGAAGCCATGATGGAGAACCTCCAACTTGTCATGAGACGTCCACTGGTAGCTAAATCAAACACGCCTGCCTGGGTGACAGAAGGGATGTATTCCTTCTGCTACCGAGTGATGTTTGAAGCTGGGTATTTAACCCTCTTTGGCAAAGATCTTACAGGGCAAGATGCACAAAAAGCACTTATGCTAAATAACCTTGACCACTTCAAGCAGTTTGACAAAATCTTTCCGGCTCTGGTAGCAGGCCTCCCCATTCATGTGTTCAAGACCGCGCACCATGCTCGGGAAAAACTGGCAGAGGGCTTGCGACACGAGAACCTCGGAAGGAGAGACCACATCTCAGAACTGGTCAGGTTTCTGAATGATATGCTTTACACCTTAGATGACATGGAGAAGGCCAAGACACACCTGGCTGTCCTCTGGGCATCACAAGCAAACACCATTCCGGCGACTTTCTGGAGCTTATTTCAAATGATTAG GAGCCCTGAAGCGCTGAAAGCAGCCACTGAAGAAGTGAAAAGGACCCTAGAGAATGCTGGCCAAAACATCAGCTTTGAAGGCAGTCCTATTTGTCTGAATCAAAGGCAACTGAATGAGACACCAGTGCTAG ACAGTATCATCAAGGAGTCTCTGAGGCTTTCCAGTGCCTCCCTGAACATCCGGACGGCTAAAGAGGATTTCACTTTGCACCTCCAGGACGGTTCCTATAACATCCGCAAAGATGACATCATAGCTCTTTATCCGCAGTTGATGCATTTAGATCCAGAAATCTACCCAGACCCTTTG ACTTTTAAATACGATCGATATCTTGATGAAAATGGGAAGACGAAGACCACCTTCTACAGCAACGGAATCAAGCTGAAGTATTACTACATGCCCTTTGGGTCAGGAGCGACCATATGTCCGGGAAGACTATTTGCTGTGCAGGAAATCAAACAGTTTTTGATTCTGATGCTTTCCTATTTTGAACTAGAGCTTGTGGACAGTCATGTTAAATGTCCCCCTCTGGACCAGTCCCGCGCAGGCTTGGGCGTTTTGCCGCCACTAAATGATATCGAGTTTAAGTATAAATTCAAACATTTGTGA